One Acetobacterium sp. KB-1 DNA segment encodes these proteins:
- a CDS encoding ABC transporter ATP-binding protein, translating into MSDVAIKIEEVTKIYQLYKRPMDRLKESMSLIKKKEYHQKFYALNNINLEIKKGESIGIVGKNGSGKSTLLKIISGVLTQSKGEVYVDGKVSALLELGTGFNPEYTGIENIYANGLIMGYSKEEMDERLDDIVNFAQIGEYIYQPVKTYSSGMFARLAFATAINVDPEILIVDEVLAVGDAKFQIKCINKMEEFKASGKTVLFVSHTLEQIKRFCTKGVWIDQGEMRMFDDVTHVIDMYESEMLKEAMEQKALEEGNPMAEKMEIDAHLGKITAVSCNTETLTTFDDFSVEIEYELYDDVKSEPLVGVAFYTIDRQYIFGPNTHLDEVKIPKTKGIHRVRYVVPRLPLLGGKYEVDIGLFANKSIVNLDYETAAFVISVVADYFTEGLVHMEHQWEIIKD; encoded by the coding sequence ATGTCAGATGTGGCAATAAAAATAGAAGAAGTGACAAAGATTTACCAACTATATAAACGGCCGATGGATCGCTTAAAAGAGTCGATGAGCCTGATTAAGAAAAAAGAATACCATCAAAAGTTTTATGCCCTTAATAATATCAATCTCGAAATTAAAAAAGGTGAATCGATTGGAATTGTGGGTAAAAATGGATCAGGAAAGTCAACCCTGCTCAAAATTATTTCTGGCGTTTTGACCCAAAGTAAGGGCGAGGTTTATGTTGACGGGAAGGTATCGGCATTGTTGGAGCTGGGAACCGGGTTCAACCCAGAATACACCGGCATCGAGAATATCTATGCCAATGGTCTGATCATGGGCTATAGTAAGGAAGAAATGGATGAACGATTGGATGATATCGTCAATTTTGCCCAAATTGGCGAGTACATTTATCAGCCGGTTAAAACCTATTCCAGTGGAATGTTTGCCCGGCTGGCCTTTGCTACCGCCATTAATGTGGACCCGGAAATTTTAATTGTGGATGAGGTGCTGGCCGTCGGAGATGCAAAATTCCAGATTAAATGCATCAATAAAATGGAAGAGTTTAAAGCATCGGGAAAAACGGTGCTCTTTGTGTCTCATACCCTGGAACAAATCAAACGCTTTTGCACCAAAGGGGTCTGGATTGATCAGGGCGAAATGCGGATGTTTGATGACGTTACCCACGTCATTGATATGTATGAAAGCGAAATGCTAAAAGAAGCCATGGAACAGAAAGCCCTTGAAGAAGGGAACCCAATGGCTGAAAAAATGGAAATCGATGCCCATCTGGGGAAAATTACCGCCGTCAGTTGTAACACTGAAACCCTCACGACCTTTGATGATTTTAGTGTCGAGATTGAATACGAGCTGTATGATGATGTAAAAAGCGAACCGCTGGTGGGAGTGGCCTTTTATACCATTGACCGTCAGTATATCTTTGGTCCGAACACCCATTTGGATGAGGTTAAGATTCCCAAAACAAAGGGAATCCATCGGGTCCGTTATGTGGTGCCGCGGTTACCGCTTCTGGGCGGGAAATATGAGGTTGATATCGGGCTTTTTGCAAATAAAAGCATTGTTAATCTGGACTATGAAACAGCGGCCTTTGTGATTTCGGTTGTGGCCGATTATTTCACCGAAGGCCTGGTTCATATGGAACATCAATGGGAAATAATAAAGGATTAG
- a CDS encoding glycosyltransferase gives MEKKSVIEQEEIKYFIDKIVKDEASQCATVQGWAFNTKTKEPVELYLLGREATGVQFKRDFRIDVNNKYALPDDAKIGFIIEFDEKTYGQKLKLKLTDENNIRIVPINLKKNYDYLKQPNLFNAKRLVGITTRTVGYFSRNGLKNTIRKIKFELKYKNQENYDFWIDVHEDYDPKKAIEEIKKFSYKPKVSIVMPVYNVEEKWLRACVDSVRNQYYQNWELCIADDCSSDAHIKPLLEEFKMLDSRIKVIYREENGHISEASNSALAIATGEFVGLLDNDDTLAEFALYEVVKLLNDHPEADLIYSDEDKLSEDNKRSQPFFKTDWAPDILLATNYICHFGVYRKTIIDEIGGFRKGYEGAQDYDLVLRFTEKTDKIFHIQKILYHWRMISNSTAVNPESKGYAFEAGLKSLEDALERRGIKGTVTHGAFPGVYTIAYEIVNNGLVSVIIPTRDNAADLKACIESIYEKTIYQNFEIVVADNGSEKEETFKLFEYFTKKYKDQFKVVRIDIPFNFSQINNLAVKESKGEYLLFLNNDITVITKGWMKRMVSLAQQEHVGAVGAKLYYPDNTIQHAGVLLGMGGVAGHGHVGYPRGDYGYFGKLVTTNNYTSVTAACMMVKREDFDRVNGFEEKLTVAFNDVDLCLKLYELGKFNVWLHNVELYHYESKSRGAEDTYTKYKRFNSEIKYMKDHWLKYIKNDPYYNRNLTRVDGNYAISVDIVGYVRGKTKEDEENEI, from the coding sequence ATGGAGAAGAAATCAGTTATTGAACAGGAAGAAATAAAATATTTTATCGACAAAATAGTCAAAGATGAAGCGAGTCAATGTGCAACCGTTCAGGGATGGGCCTTTAATACAAAAACCAAAGAACCGGTCGAATTGTATTTACTGGGACGAGAAGCGACGGGCGTTCAATTCAAACGGGATTTCAGAATTGACGTCAACAATAAATATGCCCTGCCAGATGATGCCAAGATTGGCTTTATTATAGAGTTTGATGAAAAAACCTATGGCCAAAAACTAAAACTCAAATTAACGGATGAAAACAACATCCGCATTGTTCCGATTAATTTAAAAAAGAATTATGATTATCTAAAACAGCCCAATCTGTTTAATGCCAAACGACTAGTTGGTATTACAACCCGAACAGTGGGATACTTTAGTCGCAATGGACTAAAAAACACGATCCGCAAAATAAAGTTTGAACTAAAATATAAAAATCAGGAAAACTATGATTTCTGGATTGATGTCCATGAAGATTATGACCCCAAAAAGGCCATCGAAGAAATTAAAAAATTTTCCTATAAACCTAAGGTATCGATTGTTATGCCGGTATATAATGTAGAAGAAAAATGGCTCAGAGCCTGTGTTGATTCGGTTCGCAACCAATATTATCAAAACTGGGAATTATGTATCGCTGATGATTGCTCCAGTGATGCTCACATTAAACCCTTGCTGGAAGAATTTAAAATGCTCGATTCCCGCATCAAGGTGATTTACCGGGAAGAAAATGGCCATATTTCAGAAGCATCAAATTCAGCTCTGGCCATTGCCACGGGCGAATTTGTGGGGCTTTTGGATAATGATGATACCTTAGCCGAATTTGCCTTGTATGAGGTGGTTAAATTACTTAATGATCATCCGGAAGCGGATCTGATTTATAGTGATGAAGACAAGCTAAGTGAAGATAATAAACGAAGCCAGCCATTTTTTAAAACCGACTGGGCACCGGATATCTTACTGGCGACGAATTACATCTGCCACTTTGGGGTTTACCGCAAAACCATTATCGACGAAATTGGCGGCTTCAGAAAAGGCTATGAAGGGGCCCAGGATTATGATCTGGTGCTGCGATTCACCGAGAAAACCGATAAGATATTCCATATCCAGAAGATCTTATATCACTGGCGGATGATTAGTAATTCTACAGCAGTCAATCCGGAATCAAAAGGATATGCCTTCGAAGCGGGACTTAAGTCGCTAGAAGATGCTCTGGAAAGACGGGGGATCAAAGGGACGGTTACTCACGGGGCGTTTCCCGGGGTTTATACAATCGCGTATGAAATTGTAAATAATGGTTTAGTGTCGGTGATTATTCCAACCCGGGATAATGCCGCGGATTTAAAAGCCTGTATTGAGTCGATTTATGAAAAAACAATCTATCAAAATTTTGAAATCGTCGTTGCCGATAATGGCAGCGAAAAAGAAGAAACGTTTAAATTATTTGAATACTTTACCAAGAAATACAAAGATCAGTTTAAGGTGGTACGGATTGATATCCCCTTCAACTTTTCGCAAATCAATAACTTGGCCGTTAAGGAGTCAAAGGGTGAGTACTTACTGTTTCTAAATAATGATATCACCGTGATCACTAAAGGCTGGATGAAACGGATGGTCAGCCTGGCGCAGCAGGAACATGTTGGTGCAGTCGGTGCAAAACTTTATTATCCCGATAATACCATCCAGCATGCCGGTGTTTTACTGGGGATGGGCGGCGTCGCCGGACATGGCCATGTGGGCTATCCCCGGGGCGATTATGGCTATTTTGGTAAACTGGTCACCACCAATAACTACACCTCGGTGACGGCGGCCTGTATGATGGTAAAACGGGAAGATTTTGACCGGGTTAATGGTTTTGAAGAAAAATTGACGGTAGCCTTTAATGATGTTGATCTGTGCCTTAAACTTTATGAACTGGGCAAATTTAATGTCTGGCTTCATAATGTCGAGCTCTACCACTACGAGTCAAAATCCCGGGGGGCCGAGGACACTTATACGAAATACAAACGCTTCAACAGTGAGATTAAATATATGAAAGATCACTGGTTAAAGTATATCAAGAATGACCCCTATTATAATCGAAATTTAACACGCGTTGATGGCAACTACGCAATCAGTGTTGATATCGTTGGTTATGTAAGGGGAAAAACCAAAGAAGATGAAGAGAATGAGATTTAA
- a CDS encoding GBS Bsp-like repeat-containing protein, with product MESIKKRRKQVALVGVGILILFTFFSYFSLTVNAASTTIIINPGHLDGVDSGAVNGNTGIREVDLNNALAIKIVSTLRASGYNAMLSHPVPGNPGLPTLFSSAPAYSSFSTTICNKANEINADLLISIHHNSGGATASGYEFYWSSYHPTVDNNGIYQKAGLWGDGSLADLDATPPAIAIMSKELANNLNTNFKASLTHVSSRNQIIERDDAITRKTSMPSVLIEAGFISNNAESLKLADGANQQKMADQVLISVSELFAASTTPMTATGFTATVSGDKITATVKGVSAPNGLQVIYIPTWSDEGGQDDLKWYTATKQSDGSYSATIDVKDHGYESGNYQLHCYGVDSYGKYTLLGNTNANVTASVQEKMTATSVTGTVSGNTITATVKGIIAPNGITSMSIPVWSETGGQDDLKWYNATKQSDDSYKVVIDIKDHNYDGGNYNIHAYGTDSYKKMTFLGSTTATVKVDTMKATSLVGTVSGSKITTTVKGITAPNGISDMTIPIWSENGGQDDIKWYTATKQSDGSYKVTVDIKDHNFDGGIYNIHAYGKDTNGKMTFIGATTVNVTVEPMTATSVTASASGNKITTTIKGIKAPSGIKSITVPIWSDVGGQDDIKWYTATKQSDGSYSVTIDIKDHNYSGGAYSIHVYGIDNNEKMTFLGNTAASVATTPMSASTVAATVTENIITATVSGITAPNGITSIQIPTWSDVGGQDDIKWYTATKQSDGSYQAMIDAKNHKGDSGTYSLHAYGVEADGRSVFLGNTSVSVRYVETPIMGATTVSAAQLVAYYKSTGSVYPQHYNDLGVNLEKFVALYIQECNAEGVRAEVAFAQAMLETGNLQFGGDVKVTQFNFAGLGATGGGVPGFDFAAAYGSNSTGLQTGIRGHVQHLKCYASSAALNQTNVDPRWNNSLRLKALSVEELAGTWAADLTYAGKVKTIMKKF from the coding sequence ATGGAGTCAATTAAAAAAAGAAGAAAGCAAGTAGCGCTAGTGGGGGTAGGCATCCTCATCTTGTTTACTTTCTTTTCATATTTTAGCCTGACTGTTAATGCGGCAAGCACTACCATCATCATTAACCCTGGGCATTTAGATGGGGTTGATTCTGGGGCGGTGAACGGAAATACCGGGATTCGCGAGGTTGATCTGAATAATGCGTTGGCAATCAAGATTGTTTCAACCCTTAGAGCGAGCGGCTATAACGCCATGTTGAGCCATCCGGTTCCCGGGAATCCCGGGTTACCGACCTTGTTTTCAAGTGCTCCGGCTTATTCATCGTTTTCGACAACCATCTGCAATAAAGCAAATGAAATTAATGCGGATTTGCTAATTAGTATTCATCATAACTCGGGGGGAGCAACGGCCAGCGGTTATGAATTTTATTGGAGCAGTTATCACCCAACAGTTGATAACAATGGGATTTATCAAAAGGCGGGATTATGGGGCGATGGTTCGCTGGCAGATCTGGATGCAACGCCACCTGCGATTGCGATAATGTCAAAAGAGCTGGCCAATAATCTCAATACAAATTTCAAGGCGAGTCTGACTCATGTTTCCAGTCGAAATCAGATTATTGAACGGGATGACGCAATTACCCGCAAAACAAGCATGCCTTCAGTATTGATTGAAGCGGGCTTTATATCCAACAATGCCGAATCATTGAAGTTAGCTGATGGAGCCAACCAACAAAAGATGGCTGACCAGGTTCTAATCAGTGTTAGCGAACTTTTTGCAGCCTCAACAACACCGATGACAGCCACCGGTTTTACGGCCACTGTTAGCGGCGATAAAATCACAGCAACGGTTAAAGGTGTCTCAGCACCCAATGGTTTGCAGGTTATTTATATTCCAACCTGGAGTGATGAGGGTGGACAGGACGATTTAAAATGGTACACCGCGACCAAACAAAGCGATGGCAGCTACAGCGCAACTATCGATGTTAAAGATCATGGTTACGAAAGCGGCAATTACCAATTGCATTGTTATGGCGTGGATTCATATGGTAAGTACACCTTACTCGGAAACACAAATGCCAATGTTACAGCATCAGTTCAGGAAAAAATGACGGCAACCAGTGTAACCGGCACCGTCTCTGGTAATACCATAACAGCAACAGTAAAAGGGATAATAGCACCCAATGGCATCACCTCAATGTCGATCCCCGTCTGGAGCGAGACCGGCGGACAGGACGATCTCAAGTGGTACAATGCGACCAAGCAAAGTGATGACAGTTACAAGGTTGTCATCGACATTAAAGATCATAATTACGATGGTGGCAACTATAATATTCACGCCTATGGAACGGACAGCTATAAGAAGATGACCTTCCTGGGCAGCACAACGGCAACTGTTAAAGTTGATACAATGAAAGCGACCAGTTTAGTCGGAACGGTATCGGGCAGTAAAATCACCACAACGGTTAAAGGGATCACGGCGCCAAATGGAATTTCAGATATGACAATCCCAATCTGGAGTGAAAATGGCGGTCAGGATGACATCAAATGGTATACCGCTACTAAACAAAGCGATGGCAGTTATAAGGTGACCGTTGACATCAAGGATCATAACTTCGATGGTGGGATCTATAACATCCACGCTTATGGTAAAGATACCAATGGCAAGATGACATTTATCGGTGCAACGACGGTAAATGTGACCGTTGAGCCGATGACAGCAACAAGTGTGACCGCAAGTGCGTCCGGCAACAAAATCACAACGACCATTAAAGGAATCAAGGCACCTAGTGGGATTAAGTCAATTACGGTCCCGATCTGGAGTGATGTCGGTGGACAGGATGATATCAAATGGTACACCGCGACCAAACAAAGTGATGGTAGCTACAGTGTGACCATCGATATTAAAGATCATAACTATTCAGGCGGAGCCTATAGTATTCATGTTTATGGAATCGACAATAATGAGAAGATGACCTTTTTAGGCAATACCGCAGCAAGTGTGGCGACAACTCCGATGTCGGCATCAACAGTTGCAGCGACAGTAACGGAAAATATTATTACGGCAACGGTTAGCGGCATCACTGCTCCTAATGGAATCACGAGTATACAGATTCCAACCTGGAGTGATGTTGGTGGCCAGGATGATATCAAATGGTACACCGCCACGAAACAAAGTGATGGTAGTTATCAGGCGATGATTGATGCTAAAAATCATAAGGGCGATAGTGGAACCTACTCACTTCATGCCTATGGGGTTGAAGCGGATGGTCGTTCGGTATTTCTGGGCAACACCTCAGTGAGTGTCCGCTATGTGGAAACCCCGATTATGGGGGCAACCACCGTGAGCGCGGCGCAACTGGTGGCCTATTATAAGAGTACCGGAAGTGTTTACCCGCAGCATTACAATGATCTGGGCGTTAATCTGGAAAAATTTGTGGCGCTTTACATTCAGGAATGCAATGCTGAAGGCGTTCGCGCCGAGGTTGCCTTCGCCCAGGCGATGCTAGAAACTGGTAATCTGCAATTTGGTGGTGACGTTAAAGTGACCCAATTCAATTTTGCCGGGCTGGGCGCGACTGGTGGAGGCGTACCGGGATTTGATTTTGCAGCGGCTTATGGCAGCAACAGTACTGGGCTTCAAACCGGAATCCGCGGTCATGTCCAGCACTTAAAATGCTATGCCAGCAGTGCGGCGTTAAATCAAACCAATGTTGATCCACGATGGAACAATTCCCTTCGTTTAAAAGCCCTTTCAGTTGAAGAACTGGCAGGAACCTGGGCAGCTGATCTGACCTATGCCGGTAAGGTTAAAACGATTATGAAAAAGTTTTAA
- a CDS encoding GBS Bsp-like repeat-containing protein, giving the protein MKRKIRSLAVIGLISLLFWPGQILAEESPEPVNQVTMAPELSDTEQELLKEDTEAEEVPENRSDSEPLDADSSAIDEKTTVAEPEDILTTALDFSNISVTVSQVSESKTGFTISTLGYAGKTGIGKVMFPIWTERNGQDDIRWYQGIKNNQGEYSVTVDSKDHGFETGEYHIHTYIYGLTGDVIKTYVNTQSLETPKPSITVGEVSNNAYKVQITDVRNPQGVTGLSFPTWSEVNGHDDIRWETATYVGNDTWEATISIPNYKQSYDTFITHAYVKNKDGQQKYSGSVEQVITNPFLAEPLEIKVAQDKNISKFAIMTKNCKGKSGVKSVSFAVWSNRNGQDELKWYEGELGSDGEFYTYVDIESHGFETGVFVVHAYLKGTRGESIAFSNSEFSMPVLNPTIEYDNAVLNNTFKVRIKNVGNENGISSILFPTWSRSNGQDDVRWEQATYIGNHTWEASINLRNYNIIVDAFISHAYLADKNGKLVFLKESSKKILQNTATIYGFYHYPVDKNYKPNAADPTDWFGPRWGDIHEGIDVPAPYYAPCYAVGDGVVEKAGYFMGYGRYVRIRTTDRYGESVSFFYGHLQEIHVGVGQSVSKGQKIGSVGGSGYIAKDKYADNAYGPHLHFGAIANADDACVDPEIWIDFHNPYSNAN; this is encoded by the coding sequence GTGAAGAGAAAAATAAGGTCATTGGCTGTTATTGGACTGATTAGTTTACTTTTTTGGCCAGGACAAATTTTGGCTGAGGAATCACCAGAACCTGTTAATCAAGTGACGATGGCACCAGAACTATCTGACACCGAACAGGAGTTGTTAAAAGAAGACACGGAAGCAGAAGAAGTACCTGAAAACCGGTCGGATTCAGAGCCTCTGGATGCGGATTCATCCGCAATCGATGAAAAAACAACAGTTGCGGAGCCCGAAGATATTTTGACAACGGCCCTTGATTTTAGCAATATAAGCGTCACTGTTTCGCAAGTCTCAGAAAGCAAGACCGGCTTTACCATCAGCACGCTTGGATATGCGGGAAAAACGGGGATCGGTAAGGTTATGTTTCCGATTTGGACAGAGCGAAATGGTCAGGATGATATCCGTTGGTATCAGGGAATAAAAAATAATCAGGGTGAATATAGCGTGACGGTGGATAGTAAAGACCACGGATTTGAAACCGGCGAGTATCATATCCACACCTATATCTATGGACTGACCGGGGATGTGATTAAAACCTATGTGAATACCCAAAGTCTGGAAACGCCAAAACCCTCAATCACAGTCGGGGAAGTCTCAAACAATGCCTATAAGGTCCAAATAACGGATGTGCGTAATCCTCAGGGCGTTACCGGGTTGAGCTTTCCGACCTGGAGTGAGGTGAATGGACACGATGACATCCGTTGGGAAACGGCGACCTATGTGGGCAATGACACCTGGGAAGCGACCATTTCGATCCCGAATTACAAGCAGAGTTATGATACCTTTATCACCCATGCCTATGTGAAAAATAAAGATGGGCAACAAAAATACAGCGGATCTGTGGAGCAGGTGATAACCAATCCGTTTTTAGCCGAACCTTTAGAAATTAAAGTTGCACAGGATAAGAATATTTCAAAATTTGCGATTATGACTAAAAATTGCAAAGGCAAAAGTGGTGTAAAAAGTGTCTCCTTTGCCGTGTGGTCAAATCGAAATGGGCAGGATGAACTAAAATGGTATGAGGGTGAATTGGGTTCTGATGGTGAGTTTTATACTTATGTTGATATAGAAAGCCATGGGTTTGAAACGGGCGTCTTTGTTGTTCACGCCTACCTAAAGGGAACAAGGGGAGAGAGCATAGCGTTTAGTAATTCCGAATTTAGCATGCCGGTTTTAAACCCGACCATCGAATACGATAATGCGGTACTAAACAATACGTTTAAAGTACGGATTAAAAATGTCGGAAATGAAAACGGCATCTCGAGCATTCTATTTCCGACCTGGAGCCGTTCAAATGGACAGGATGATGTACGCTGGGAACAGGCAACCTACATTGGCAATCATACCTGGGAAGCGAGCATTAATTTGCGAAACTATAATATTATTGTCGATGCGTTTATATCGCATGCCTACCTGGCCGATAAAAATGGCAAACTCGTCTTTCTGAAAGAATCGAGCAAGAAGATTCTACAGAATACGGCCACGATTTATGGTTTTTATCATTATCCCGTCGATAAAAATTATAAACCAAACGCTGCTGACCCAACCGACTGGTTTGGGCCAAGATGGGGGGATATCCACGAAGGCATTGATGTTCCGGCACCTTATTATGCACCCTGTTATGCGGTCGGAGATGGCGTGGTTGAAAAAGCCGGCTATTTTATGGGATACGGACGCTATGTCAGAATCCGCACGACCGATCGTTATGGTGAAAGTGTTTCCTTCTTTTATGGACATTTACAGGAGATCCATGTGGGCGTAGGCCAATCGGTAAGCAAGGGTCAGAAAATTGGATCGGTTGGCGGGTCGGGATATATTGCTAAGGATAAATACGCCGACAATGCCTATGGACCGCACCTTCATTTTGGGGCCATTGCCAATGCGGATGACGCCTGCGTCGATCCGGAAATATGGATTGATTTCCATAATCCCTACAGCAACGCAAATTAA
- a CDS encoding ABC transporter permease, with translation MDYIRDLYANRKLIRKFSINDFKSRYAGSFLGIMWAFIQPTVNIAVYWFVFGVGLKSPPTGGVPFILYLITGIIVWFFFSECFVNGTNCFREYSYLVKKVTFNIKILPTVKIISSLYTHIFFICFAIVMLLIYGHSLTPHFLQIGYYLFCLIVFLTGLTWITASLQPFFTDILQFINVGMQVLFWGTPIVVPVETYPEKLLWIMKLNPLYYIVQGYRESFFGTGWFWEHPVMTAYFWGFSFVLLLVGIAVYRRLRPHFADVL, from the coding sequence ATGGATTATATTAGAGATTTGTATGCAAATCGGAAACTGATCCGGAAATTTTCGATCAACGATTTTAAGTCCCGATATGCGGGGTCTTTTTTAGGTATTATGTGGGCGTTTATTCAGCCAACGGTTAACATTGCGGTGTATTGGTTTGTGTTTGGTGTGGGATTAAAATCACCTCCTACCGGGGGGGTTCCTTTTATTTTATATCTCATCACCGGTATCATTGTCTGGTTTTTCTTTTCAGAGTGTTTTGTGAATGGAACGAATTGTTTTCGTGAATACAGCTATCTGGTTAAAAAGGTAACCTTCAATATCAAAATTCTGCCAACCGTTAAAATAATATCATCATTATATACGCATATTTTCTTTATTTGTTTTGCTATCGTGATGTTACTTATTTACGGTCATTCATTGACACCTCACTTTTTACAAATTGGGTATTATTTATTTTGTTTAATTGTTTTCTTAACTGGATTAACATGGATAACGGCTTCACTACAACCATTTTTCACTGATATTTTGCAATTTATTAATGTGGGGATGCAGGTCTTGTTCTGGGGAACGCCAATTGTAGTGCCTGTTGAAACATATCCTGAAAAGCTATTATGGATTATGAAATTAAACCCTTTATATTATATTGTCCAGGGATACCGGGAGAGCTTTTTTGGAACGGGCTGGTTCTGGGAGCATCCGGTCATGACCGCATATTTCTGGGGGTTTTCATTTGTACTGCTGCTAGTCGGAATTGCAGTGTATCGAAGGTTAAGACCGCATTTTGCTGATGTTTTATAG
- a CDS encoding glycosyltransferase family 2 protein, translated as MKCDVSVIIPNYNGEKFIANCLDSMMVQSFYEFGQLEIIVVDDCSTDASVEMIKTYKNVTLLENPVNSGFDRSVNQGILASHGKYCLLLNNDVVVDPDFVRYLYLHIDDDPAIFSVSSKMVRYYERDKLDDTGDFYNILGWGYKRGDGQTVDSYHKVTPIFSACAGAGIYRRSVFSEIGLFDEVFFAYMEDVDIGYRGLINGYKNRYEPKAICYHIGSATTAEGQKYSPFKVQISARNNVYVAYKNMPLVQLLLNSPFLVLGFFFKYILFIKRGFGKDYAAGIKAGLKNYKKVKKVPFQVRNLKNYFFIEAQLILNAFRMLENKRMK; from the coding sequence ATGAAGTGTGACGTTTCAGTTATTATACCGAATTACAATGGCGAAAAATTTATTGCAAATTGTCTGGATAGTATGATGGTTCAAAGTTTTTATGAGTTCGGCCAGTTGGAAATCATCGTGGTTGATGATTGTTCCACCGATGCCAGTGTCGAGATGATAAAAACCTATAAAAACGTAACCCTCCTGGAAAATCCGGTCAATTCAGGTTTTGATCGATCTGTTAATCAGGGGATTTTGGCCAGCCATGGCAAATACTGCCTGCTTTTGAATAATGATGTGGTGGTTGACCCGGATTTTGTACGGTATTTATATTTGCATATTGATGATGATCCGGCGATATTTTCAGTGAGTTCAAAAATGGTTCGTTATTATGAACGCGACAAACTCGATGATACGGGTGATTTTTATAATATTCTGGGCTGGGGTTATAAACGGGGGGATGGGCAGACGGTCGATTCTTATCATAAAGTAACCCCCATTTTCAGTGCCTGTGCCGGTGCTGGGATTTACCGCCGCTCAGTTTTTTCTGAGATCGGTCTTTTCGATGAGGTTTTTTTTGCCTATATGGAAGATGTGGATATCGGCTACAGAGGTCTGATCAATGGCTATAAAAATCGTTACGAACCCAAAGCCATCTGTTATCATATTGGCAGTGCCACCACCGCTGAAGGGCAAAAATATAGTCCCTTCAAGGTGCAAATCTCGGCCCGCAATAATGTTTATGTGGCCTATAAGAATATGCCACTTGTGCAATTGCTGCTAAATAGTCCGTTTTTAGTGCTGGGTTTCTTTTTTAAGTACATCCTTTTTATAAAAAGGGGTTTTGGCAAAGACTATGCGGCTGGGATTAAGGCGGGCCTGAAAAACTATAAAAAAGTAAAGAAAGTACCCTTTCAAGTCAGGAATCTTAAGAATTACTTTTTTATTGAAGCTCAGTTGATCTTAAATGCTTTTCGAATGCTTGAAAATAAGCGGATGAAGTGA